A single genomic interval of Selenobaculum gibii harbors:
- a CDS encoding D-sedoheptulose-7-phosphate isomerase, producing MDFKAIIREHQETVEQLLQQSIPTIENIAKKCSDALKDGHMIFLCGNGGSAADCQHIAAELVGRFVNERCSLPAIALTTDTSNLTAIANDYGYEYVFARQVESLVREGDVVIGISTSGNSKNIVRAFEVAKEKGATLIGMTGKKDGEIERLADICLKVPSIVTARIQECHIMVGHMICAYIDEVIGLEP from the coding sequence ATGGATTTTAAAGCAATAATAAGGGAACATCAAGAGACTGTTGAACAATTGCTTCAGCAATCTATTCCTACAATAGAGAACATTGCAAAAAAATGTAGTGATGCATTGAAAGATGGTCATATGATATTTTTATGTGGTAATGGGGGAAGTGCAGCAGATTGCCAACATATTGCAGCTGAATTAGTCGGTAGATTTGTAAATGAGCGTTGCAGTTTGCCAGCGATTGCATTAACTACAGATACATCAAATTTAACAGCAATTGCCAATGATTATGGGTATGAATATGTATTTGCACGTCAAGTAGAATCTTTAGTGCGTGAAGGTGACGTTGTTATTGGAATTTCTACTTCTGGAAATAGCAAAAACATTGTACGAGCTTTTGAAGTTGCAAAAGAAAAGGGAGCAACCCTTATTGGTATGACTGGAAAAAAGGATGGAGAAATTGAAAGACTGGCGGATATTTGTTTAAAAGTTCCATCGATAGTTACTGCAAGAATTCAAGAATGTCATATTATGGTTGGTCATATGATTTGTGCCTATATTGACGAGGTGATTGGGCTTGAACCGTAA
- the rfaE1 gene encoding D-glycero-beta-D-manno-heptose-7-phosphate kinase gives MNRKEILATKEFVLGKVNQCRILVVGDVMLDKYYFGEVKRISPEAPVPITRVIRQKEALGGAANVAHNLSLLGCQTFLAGIVGDDIHCLSLENELKKEKIYAGGLIKTKRPTTTKLRVMGGHQQMLRLDFEENHALETEYEISLIQYISDLLKKGINCVIISDYAKGVCTYSFCQQIIQLSAMHQVPVIIDPKGDNWSKYKNADYLTPNLKELNEVLVESIINEDEAVKTSGQIVKRKFKIKNIIVTRSERGLSLIGNRQVVHIPTVAQEVFDVSGAGDTVIAVFGASISAGLSPKVAASLANIAAGIVVGKLGTYAVSQEELLQKLEELTRVEKGE, from the coding sequence TTGAACCGTAAAGAAATCTTAGCAACAAAGGAATTTGTTTTAGGTAAAGTTAATCAGTGTAGAATTCTTGTTGTAGGCGATGTGATGCTTGATAAATATTATTTTGGGGAAGTTAAGCGCATTTCTCCAGAGGCGCCAGTGCCGATTACTCGCGTAATTAGACAAAAGGAAGCATTAGGTGGTGCAGCAAATGTTGCACACAATTTATCTTTATTAGGTTGCCAGACTTTTTTAGCTGGAATTGTTGGTGATGATATACATTGCCTGAGTCTTGAGAATGAGTTGAAAAAAGAAAAAATTTATGCAGGTGGACTTATCAAAACAAAACGTCCGACCACAACAAAATTGCGTGTGATGGGCGGTCATCAACAAATGCTCAGATTGGACTTTGAAGAAAATCATGCTTTAGAAACTGAATATGAAATAAGTTTGATTCAATATATTTCTGATTTACTCAAGAAAGGAATAAATTGTGTAATTATTTCGGATTATGCAAAGGGCGTTTGCACGTATAGTTTTTGTCAACAAATAATCCAATTATCTGCGATGCATCAAGTGCCTGTAATTATAGATCCTAAAGGAGATAATTGGAGTAAATATAAAAATGCAGATTACTTAACGCCTAACTTAAAAGAACTTAATGAAGTTTTAGTGGAGTCAATTATAAATGAAGACGAGGCGGTTAAAACATCAGGGCAAATTGTAAAACGCAAATTTAAGATTAAGAATATTATTGTTACGCGTTCTGAACGTGGACTAAGTTTAATTGGAAATAGGCAAGTTGTCCATATTCCAACGGTTGCACAAGAAGTTTTTGATGTATCTGGTGCGGGGGATACGGTAATCGCAGTATTTGGGGCATCAATTAGTGCAGGACTTTCGCCTAAAGTGGCTGCATCTTTAGCGAATATAGCAGCTGGAATTGTTGTGGGTAAATTAGGAACGTATGCAGTTAGTCAAGAAGAGTTATTGCAGAAATTAGAGGAATTAACTAGAGTGGAAAAAGGGGAATAA
- a CDS encoding glycosyltransferase family 4 protein: MGKRILLVVPRFNIGGAESYVLTIALALRKAGFIVFVASGGGMLVKRLEEVQIKHFFVPIRLNAKFAATLLKRIVKRYEIDIIHANSAAAGIAAVLVKKEISVPVVYTAHGVFGHNQAEMTLNECDKIICVSEFVRESAISRGFNKDKLVTIYNGIDIDKFNPKKENNNIIRNKFNIPEAAFTIAIVSRIKNLRDKGHGDLLNILNRYKDAENWHLLVIGKGKALWKLRYESWRLGISDRVHLAGHIVDVQKVLDGIDVVALPSQFETFGLVLTEAMAMEKPVITYAVGGTPEVLENGKEGFLVGKNNLDALFERLKFLSKANEERLVMGQAGRNRVVEYFTSEVMLEKLLRLYSELKR, from the coding sequence ATGGGGAAACGAATATTACTAGTTGTACCGCGTTTTAATATTGGTGGTGCTGAATCTTATGTATTAACGATTGCTTTAGCCTTAAGAAAGGCAGGTTTTATCGTTTTTGTTGCATCGGGTGGAGGGATGTTAGTAAAGCGATTAGAAGAAGTACAAATTAAACATTTTTTTGTACCAATTCGCTTGAATGCAAAGTTTGCAGCTACACTATTAAAGAGAATCGTTAAACGATATGAAATTGATATTATCCATGCGAATTCTGCCGCTGCTGGAATTGCAGCTGTTTTAGTGAAAAAAGAGATTTCTGTTCCAGTTGTTTACACTGCACACGGCGTGTTTGGGCATAATCAGGCAGAAATGACACTCAACGAATGTGATAAAATAATTTGTGTAAGTGAATTCGTTCGTGAGTCAGCAATTTCACGTGGATTTAATAAAGATAAATTAGTTACAATTTATAATGGAATAGATATTGACAAATTTAATCCTAAAAAGGAAAATAATAATATTATTAGAAATAAATTTAATATACCCGAAGCTGCCTTCACGATTGCGATTGTATCACGTATCAAGAATTTGCGGGATAAGGGACACGGAGATTTACTCAATATATTAAACCGTTATAAAGATGCTGAGAATTGGCATCTACTTGTGATTGGTAAAGGTAAAGCTCTTTGGAAATTAAGGTATGAGTCGTGGAGGCTGGGAATCAGCGATCGCGTACATTTAGCTGGACATATTGTCGATGTACAGAAAGTTTTAGATGGCATTGATGTAGTGGCTTTGCCCTCACAATTTGAAACTTTTGGTTTGGTTTTGACCGAAGCAATGGCAATGGAAAAACCGGTAATTACTTATGCTGTAGGTGGCACACCTGAGGTATTGGAAAATGGGAAAGAAGGTTTTCTCGTTGGGAAAAATAATTTGGATGCATTATTTGAACGATTAAAATTTTTATCCAAAGCAAATGAAGAAAGGCTTGTTATGGGGCAAGCAGGGCGAAATCGCGTTGTAGAATATTTTACAAGTGAAGTGATGCTTGAAAAGTTGTTACGACTCTACTCGGAATTAAAGAGATAA
- a CDS encoding O-antigen ligase family protein codes for MSSNIGKLDRYIYIIICLFAVTSCINNVIANNILAIGVLLGIIRCYKERLNIKIYKGYIQAILIFFGFIFISIFVSPDILKSSKEFWRYFNRMFAFLLILFFAREKKQILTIFFAFLLSMFINNLYAAYKGAFFIYNGVQNMRITGFENGIIIFAGHLLIMLPILFILIFNKQIKNKGYLKYILLAFIISFIALLENGTRIAWLAMGIILPLIFILKVQNLKKILFTGCIGLLFVGIFVYMSPFLQTRLYSFIDYKNTSNQGHYMIARDSIELIKDNPIMGVGLGRYKEVFNEEYRSEEHFRLEDGFTPHAHNNTLTLWAETGIFGCMTFWYMYLSFLYYSFRRWLKEKNDSDLMFFMITLATVLQGITDYSFGLNQVVKIYFCMLAIYLNYQIYEKQVETIK; via the coding sequence TTGAGTTCTAATATTGGAAAATTGGATAGATATATATATATTATTATATGCTTATTTGCTGTTACTTCATGTATTAATAATGTCATTGCGAATAATATATTAGCAATTGGAGTTTTACTTGGAATAATAAGATGTTACAAAGAACGACTAAATATAAAAATTTACAAGGGATATATACAGGCAATACTAATTTTTTTTGGATTTATATTTATTTCTATTTTTGTTAGTCCGGATATATTAAAATCATCAAAAGAGTTTTGGCGATACTTTAATAGAATGTTTGCATTTTTATTAATTTTATTTTTTGCTCGAGAAAAGAAGCAAATATTAACTATTTTTTTTGCTTTTTTACTTTCTATGTTTATTAATAATTTGTATGCTGCTTATAAGGGAGCTTTTTTTATCTATAATGGTGTACAAAATATGCGTATAACTGGATTTGAAAATGGCATCATAATTTTTGCTGGACATTTATTAATTATGTTACCAATTTTATTCATTTTAATATTTAACAAGCAAATAAAGAACAAAGGATATTTAAAATATATCCTTTTAGCATTTATTATTAGTTTTATTGCATTATTAGAAAATGGAACGAGAATAGCATGGCTTGCGATGGGGATTATTTTACCATTAATCTTTATTTTAAAAGTGCAAAATCTTAAAAAAATTTTATTTACGGGTTGTATTGGTTTGCTCTTTGTGGGAATATTCGTTTATATGAGTCCTTTTTTACAAACGAGATTATATAGTTTTATTGATTATAAAAACACATCTAATCAGGGGCATTATATGATTGCTCGGGATTCGATAGAATTGATAAAAGATAATCCAATAATGGGAGTCGGATTAGGGCGTTATAAAGAAGTTTTTAATGAGGAGTATCGATCAGAAGAGCACTTTAGATTAGAGGATGGATTTACACCTCATGCTCATAATAATACCTTAACACTTTGGGCAGAAACAGGAATTTTTGGTTGTATGACCTTTTGGTATATGTATTTGTCTTTTTTATATTATAGTTTTAGAAGATGGCTAAAAGAAAAAAATGATTCAGATCTAATGTTTTTTATGATAACATTAGCTACAGTTTTACAAGGAATAACAGACTATAGCTTTGGCTTAAATCAAGTGGTGAAAATTTATTTCTGTATGTTAGCTATATATTTAAATTATCAAATATATGAAAAGCAAGTGGAAACAATTAAATAA
- a CDS encoding glycosyltransferase, giving the protein MKQKILNIVSGAKSGALNVAVTIGDFLKCEGFEVKLILRKYNKAGIAEADVIKDCCTVDYIYCLAKLIDAEKPDIIMVHGYSTHLWTKLALLKANHRARLIHIEHNVERYTKFRAYLLKKLDCCTEKYICVSEGVANSLRKFNLPDEKIQVIYNGIDINKFAIEKQPHSEFTIGMVARFTKQKDQMTLIKAVEILTKIKKIPVKLILMGEGKLKEQCMEYVKKHNLAETISFETGFFTDLIPRIDLFVLSTHYEGLPLVLCEAMAAKLPVIATNVAGVNEIVISKETGMLVKENNSVDLAEKIEEARQGKNLYIEKAYQKVNEQFSFKNMCEEYKKII; this is encoded by the coding sequence ATGAAACAAAAAATTTTAAACATCGTATCTGGTGCAAAATCAGGAGCATTAAATGTCGCTGTAACTATTGGTGATTTTCTAAAATGCGAAGGATTTGAAGTAAAGCTGATCTTGCGAAAGTATAATAAAGCAGGGATAGCTGAAGCTGATGTAATAAAAGATTGTTGTACTGTAGATTATATTTATTGCTTGGCAAAGCTTATTGATGCAGAAAAACCTGATATTATTATGGTGCATGGATATAGTACGCACTTATGGACAAAACTTGCATTATTAAAAGCAAATCACAGAGCGAGGCTAATTCATATTGAGCATAATGTAGAACGTTATACAAAGTTTAGGGCGTATTTATTAAAAAAATTAGATTGTTGTACGGAAAAATATATTTGTGTCTCAGAAGGCGTTGCAAATTCGTTGCGAAAGTTTAATCTTCCAGATGAAAAGATACAAGTGATTTATAATGGAATTGATATAAACAAATTTGCGATAGAAAAGCAACCTCACTCTGAATTTACAATTGGTATGGTCGCGCGTTTTACGAAGCAGAAAGATCAAATGACACTGATAAAAGCAGTAGAAATACTTACCAAAATAAAAAAAATCCCAGTAAAGTTAATTTTAATGGGAGAAGGAAAGTTAAAGGAACAATGCATGGAATATGTAAAAAAACATAATTTAGCAGAAACTATTTCCTTTGAAACAGGTTTTTTTACGGATTTAATTCCAAGGATTGATTTATTTGTTTTATCGACACATTATGAAGGCTTGCCGCTGGTTTTGTGCGAAGCTATGGCTGCAAAATTGCCAGTGATAGCAACCAATGTGGCTGGTGTAAATGAAATTGTAATTTCGAAAGAAACAGGTATGTTAGTAAAGGAAAATAACAGCGTAGATTTAGCTGAAAAAATAGAAGAAGCAAGGCAGGGAAAAAACTTATACATAGAAAAAGCTTATCAAAAAGTAAATGAGCAATTTTCTTTTAAAAATATGTGCGAAGAATATAAAAAAATTATTTAA